One window of the Pieris brassicae chromosome Z, ilPieBrab1.1, whole genome shotgun sequence genome contains the following:
- the LOC123718904 gene encoding eukaryotic translation initiation factor 4 gamma 3-like isoform X5, with protein sequence MSGNGNQVPLAPPRGPVPYPRASTPHMSIPGSGAECYHPGGAAGPSYMTGGNAAAPAPTMRAPSTPQPSAPPQPEMTKNNMGHNYVSPPNATATARPQYSNFQYRAAQHSTRPATHNRQQQPYMPGSAGTAGGPVMYHPTLLFPTAHMSIPQGYQPRSTNPGYYPYMSYVYPNTNPSHASPLTYSPDYYNGQGVGSNAARPPGPLVPPAHPPQQQSHMTLPGMRIPPAKRTSRRVPIINPVTRQDIFSEDLFATENVSENSSERQTPLADNSQSIVEEFTRMVSKAANEPSSGETAKTNHVPKCNEVPAMASPEQPQNAINSNNNVKSEVVNDNIGSDVEVDTPIVSAISDSPVIVPKLTNTKHQKISENTIVIDNKQKPKAKKPNVPHNETDKQSDVVVLTTDMLPPQPQRIREPRVKPSEEKEKPQEESNTNGPICNNQPEPVNTSHIVESKLVRQNEVKQETRFETETETYKQVELIVNTEETFPILQTPTASQLLSSIEKVAQEYVSRPETPEEENSVCLAQAKLTQSIASAARNNLECVMKDINLNNASSDPDTANGNITEIAETVKEDMNKNEKPTKNSKKKQKNVTVEVNKNSGTEPSAKETCTNGRDETDNLNVVESDVIPLSEPVTPEPTKPAVPVFTLKHKYSEDQWSPFNPNGKKTYDITLLKQMRDDPLCKNKPNSPLLESCNLLRTVQIDTIMSFNHIHRPANDSLFPTFLKTMSPGNMRSPILRDNKKDTRNVGAPPDRILGKGSMKLNSPSSNSGGRNIYISLREEVKLNESKDAWKPTRLKKESLNEQELKTQELYKKFRGILNKLTPQKFDTLVDKVKSLEIDTQERLEGVIDLVFEKAIDEPNFSEAYAAMCNKLSTLKVPSTNSPEQCVNFRAMIISKCQNQFIKEKTDEHVLKLEAEIAESNDAAKKRELHLQLAEVQRRIRMRSVGNVRFIGELYKLKILISKIMVYCMNYLIDKPEEEKLECLCKLLTTIGEQVEGEVKDQLDTIMDKMQDIVNDRKSNKISSRVRFMIQDVIELRRRKWVAKNVIDSQPKMMDQIQKEAEQRQRHIELMNSPIGGGFRRDDSGSGRKRGGEGRRQGNNFMDNTWKTTATRTSYVVDTTKLKAMPPQKNLSTIKLAPHNIAWNQGSGAKPQAVAPVKNMYSILENVQVDPTTLRGNKELTPAAYQQSKSIERSTFNTRSDFIGLNPTGGRSGSTGGVRPASTPSPSLQSEAPPMPAQPLPPPAVQEPLPEDRRKFIKQLVDLCIMNLDNNELAEEIKLFGPQYHAAVITEILNVALEKNAKDICILAKSVMHVVSCGAISRDNLMTGMAEIFECGPDLYIDIPMLYSYLGKFVAPHIEKKHVTFDQVHKASHSLIAVDHGHLLLKAVIAELKESMGKTFTKTKWLESGLQLQQWMNSDMIPKWMSDNHFEFLESSDDSEICIEDTKRIMTPCETQSKLLQLMNSDESCDCLRGWVKDNIGASTGEEWFLRCLTQAICEHALFGPERTPTPHLSHDRMNKYSPLIGDYGDSQAQREAACLFGIQQLIHRLEHPQGLSLDIFQYLHEQYVISVDGFIAWETSEMEPEGKAVMLKALTSFFTSIREADIEDSCSEA encoded by the exons gCAGCAGCAGCCTTATATGCCAGGGTCGGCGGGTACGGCTGGTGGACCCGTGATGTACCATCCAACTTTGTTATTCCCAACCGCTCACATGTCAATACCTCAGGGTTATCAGCCTCGGTCCACGAATCCTGG ATACTATCCATATATGTCATATGTATACCCCAACACCAATCCAAGCCACGCCTCGCCTT TGACTTACTCACCAGACTACTATAACGGTCAAGGTGTTGGGAGTAACGCAGCTCGTCCACCAGGTCCGCTAGTGCCTCCGGCACATCCGCCCCAACAACAATCCCATATGACCCTACCCG GTATGCGCATTCCTCCCGCAAAACGTACCTCGCGCCGGGTGCCAATAATTAACCCAGTCACTA GGCAAGATATATTTTCTGAAGATTTATTTGCAACTGAAAATGTTAGTGAGAATTCGAGTGAAAGGCAGACGCCTCTAGCG GACAACTCGCAGAGTATCGTGGAAGAGTTTACACGGATGGTTAGTAAAGCTGCCAACGAGCCATCTAGCGGCGAGACTGCCAAAACAAACCATGTACcaaaatgtaacgaagtgcCTGCTATGGCCAGCCCCGAGCAACCTCAAAACGcaataaattctaataataatgtaaagtcTGAAGTAGTTAACGATAATATAGGATCCGATGTGGAAGTTGATACGCCCATCGTGTCGGCGATATCCGACAGTCCTGTTATAGTGCCTAAATTGACAAACACGAAACACCAAAAGATTAGTGAAAACACCATtgtaatagataataaacagAAACCGAAAGCAAAAAAACCAAATGTGCCTCACAACGAAACGGATAAGCAATCGGATGTAGTGGTCCTGACTACAGATATGTTACCCCCTCAACCCCAAAGAATCAGAGAACCCAGAGTCAAGCCTTCAGAGGAGAAGGAAAAGCCGCAGGAGGAGTCAAACACAAATGGCCCTAttt GTAACAATCAACCAGAACCTGTCAATACTAGTCACATAGTTGAATCTAAGTTAGTTAGACAAAATGAAGTGAAACAAGAGACAAGATTTGAGACTGAAACCGAAACTTATAAACAAGTTGAACTCATAGTTAATACTGAAGAGACATTCCCTATATTACAAACGCCTACTGCCTCCCAATTATTGTCTAGTATTGAAAAAGTAGCCCAAGAATATGTGTCACGTCCTGAAACTCCTGAAGAAGAGAACAGCGTATGTCTCGCCCAAGCCAAGCTCACACAGAGCATAGCAAGTGCTGCCAGAAATAACCTTGAATGTGTAATGAAAGATATAAATCTCAATAATGCATCATCag aTCCTGATACTGCAAATGGTAATATTACTGAGATAGCCGAGACTGTAAAAGAAGACATGAATAAAAACGAGAAACCCACAAAGAACTCTAAAAAGAAGCAAAAAAATGTTACTGTGGAAGTAAATAAGAATTCTGGCACTGAGCCTAGTGCCAAAGAGACCTGTACAAATGGAAGAGATGAGactgataatttaaatgtagtaGAATCAGATGTTATTCCCTTGTCGGAACCCGTGACACCTGAGCCGACTAAACCAGCAGTGCCTGTATTTACacttaaacataaatacagTGAAG ATCAATGGTCCCCTTTTAATCCTAATGGAAAGAAAACTTATGATATAACACTACTCAAGCAAATGAGGGATGATCCATTGTGCAAGAACAAACCAAATTCACCACTGCTCGAGTCTTGCAATCTTCTACGG ACAGTGCAAATTGACACAATTATGTCATTCAATCATATTCATAGACCAGCGAATGACTCCTTATTCCCCACATTCCTTAAGACTATGAGTCCTGGTAACATGAGAAGTCCTATTCTTCGGGATAACAAGAAGGACACTAGAAATGTAGGAGCACCACCAG ACCGTATCTTAGGAAAAGGAAGCATGAAACTAAATTCACCATCGAGCAACAGTGGgggaagaaatatatatatttctctcCGTGAAGAAGTGAAACTGAATGAGAGTAAAGATGCTTGGAAACCAACTCGACTAAAGAAAGAGAGTTTGAATGAACAGGAGTTGAAAACACAG gaGCTGTACAAGAAGTTCCGTGGTATACTCAACAAATTGACGCCGCAGAAGTTTGATACCTTAGTTGACAAAGTGAAGTCACTCGAAATTGATACGCAAGAGCGTCTAGAAGGCGTAATAGATCTCGTTTTCGAGAAGGCTATTGATGAGCCGAACTTTTCCGAAGCCTATGCGGCTATGTGTAACAAGCTTTCAACATTAAAG GTACCGTCAACAAATTCACCCGAACAATGCGTGAACTTCCGTGCGATGATAATTAGCAAAtgtcaaaatcaatttatcaaAGAGAAGACAGATGAGCACGTTCTCAAACTTGAGGCAGAGATTGCCGAGTCCAATGACGCC GCTAAGAAAAGGGAGCTGCATTTACAACTCGCAGAAGTCCAGCGCCGGATTCGCATGCGGTCAGTTGGGAATGTTAGGTTTATAG GTGAATTATACAagctaaaaatattgatatcgAAAATTATGGTATATTGTATGAATTACCTGATTGACAAGCCGGAAGAGGAAAAACTTGAATGTCTCTGTAAACTTCTGACCACTATTGGGGAGCAAGTAGAGGGTGAGGTGAAGGATCAGCTGGACACCATAATGGACAAAATGCAAGATATTGTTAATGATCGCAAGAGTAATAAGATTAGCAGTCGTGTGCGATTTATGATACAG GATGTAATTGAACTAAGAAGACGCAAATGGGTAGCCAAGAATGTTATTGATTCGCAACCCAAGATGATGGACCAGATCCAGAAGGAGGCCGAACAACGACAGAGGCATATTGAG TTGATGAATTCGCCCATTGGTGGTGGGTTCCGACGTGATGACAGCGGCAGTGGAAGAAAACGTGGAGGCGAAGGTCGGAGGCAGGGCAATAACTTTATGGATAATACATGGAAGACTACAGCGACAAGAACCAGCTATGTTGTTGACACAACTAAATTGAAAGCCATGCCGCCGCAAAAG AACTTAAGTACTATTAAATTGGCCCCTCACAACATCGCATGGAATCAAGGGTCGGGAGCAAAGCCTCAAGCAGTTGCACCTGTCAAGAATATGTACAGTATTCTAGAGAATGTACAGGTTGACCCGACTACACTAAGAG GTAACAAGGAACTTACACCTGCTGCTTATCAACAATCAAAGTCAATAGAAAGATCCACTTTCAATACTCGCTCTGATTTCA TTGGCCTGAACC CCACTGGTGGTCGCTCCGGTTCCACTGGAGGGGTTAGGCCTGCATCTACACCTTCGCCCTCGCTGCAATCAGAAGCACCACCTATGCCCGCTCAACCTTTGCCCCCACCTGCTGTTCAAGAACCTCTTCCAGAGGACCGAAGAAAATTCATCAAGCAGTTAGTCGACCTGTGTATCATGAACCTTGACAATAATGAACTAGCTGAAGAGATCAAACTCTTTGGACCACAATACCATGCAGCAGTGATAACAGAAATACTTAATGTTGCGCTTGaaaa gAATGCTAAAGATATTTGTATTCTGGCAAAATCAGTGATGCATGTAGTCAGTTGCGGGGCAATTTCCAGAGATAATTTAATGACTGGCATGGCGGAAATATTCGAATGTGGTCCAGATCTATATATAGACATACCAATGTTATATTCATACTTAGGAAAATTTGTTGCTCCCCATATAGAAAAGAAA cATGTTACATTTGACCAGGTTCACAAGGCTTCGCACAGCCTGATTGCAGTGGATCATGGTCATTTACTTCTAAAAGCTGTTATAGCTGAGCTTAAGGAAAGTATGGGCAAAACATTCACTAAGACCAAGTGGCTGGAATCAGGCTTACAATTGCAACAATGGATGAATTCTGACATG ATACCAAAGTGGATGTCTGACAACCACTTTGAGTTTCTTGAGAGCTCTGATGATTCAGAGATATGTATCGAAGACACAAAGCGGATCATGACTCCTTGTGAGACGCAGAGCAAGTTGCTTCAACTAATGAATAGTGATGAAAGCTGTGATTGCCTCAGAGGATGGGTTAAG gACAACATAGGCGCCTCTACCGGTGAAGAGTGGTTCTTACGTTGTCTCACGCAAGCGATATGCGAACACGCCCTCTTTGGCCCCGAGCGTACTCCAACACCGCATTTGAGCCATGATCGCATGAACAAGTATTCGCCCTTGATTGGTGATTATGGAGACTCGCAGGCACAACGCGAAGCCGCTTGCCTGTTTGGTATTCAGCAGCTCATTCATCGGCTGGAACACCCGCAGG gcttatcattagatatttttcaatatctaCATGAGCAATACGTAATATCTGTGGATGGATTTATTGCATGGGAGACTTCAGAGATGGAGCCTGAGGGAAAAG CGGTTATGCTTAAAGCTTTGACATCTTTCTTCACGAGCATACGGGAGGCGGATATCGAAGACTCGTGTTCTGAAGCCTGA
- the LOC123718904 gene encoding eukaryotic translation initiation factor 4 gamma 3-like isoform X6, with amino-acid sequence MTGGNAAAPAPTMRAPSTPQPSAPPQPEMTKNNMGHNYVSPPNATATARPQYSNFQYRAAQHSTRPATHNRQQQPYMPGSAGTAGGPVMYHPTLLFPTAHMSIPQGYQPRSTNPGYYPYMSYVYPNTNPSHASPLTYSPDYYNGQGVGSNAARPPGPLVPPAHPPQQQSHMTLPGMRIPPAKRTSRRVPIINPVTRQDIFSEDLFATENVSENSSERQTPLADNSQSIVEEFTRMVSKAANEPSSGETAKTNHVPKCNEVPAMASPEQPQNAINSNNNVKSEVVNDNIGSDVEVDTPIVSAISDSPVIVPKLTNTKHQKISENTIVIDNKQKPKAKKPNVPHNETDKQSDVVVLTTDMLPPQPQRIREPRVKPSEEKEKPQEESNTNGPICNNQPEPVNTSHIVESKLVRQNEVKQETRFETETETYKQVELIVNTEETFPILQTPTASQLLSSIEKVAQEYVSRPETPEEENSVCLAQAKLTQSIASAARNNLECVMKDINLNNASSDPDTANGNITEIAETVKEDMNKNEKPTKNSKKKQKNVTVEVNKNSGTEPSAKETCTNGRDETDNLNVVESDVIPLSEPVTPEPTKPAVPVFTLKHKYSEDQWSPFNPNGKKTYDITLLKQMRDDPLCKNKPNSPLLESCNLLRTVQIDTIMSFNHIHRPANDSLFPTFLKTMSPGNMRSPILRDNKKDTRNVGAPPDRILGKGSMKLNSPSSNSGGRNIYISLREEVKLNESKDAWKPTRLKKESLNEQELKTQELYKKFRGILNKLTPQKFDTLVDKVKSLEIDTQERLEGVIDLVFEKAIDEPNFSEAYAAMCNKLSTLKVPSTNSPEQCVNFRAMIISKCQNQFIKEKTDEHVLKLEAEIAESNDAAKKRELHLQLAEVQRRIRMRSVGNVRFIGELYKLKILISKIMVYCMNYLIDKPEEEKLECLCKLLTTIGEQVEGEVKDQLDTIMDKMQDIVNDRKSNKISSRVRFMIQDVIELRRRKWVAKNVIDSQPKMMDQIQKEAEQRQRHIELMNSPIGGGFRRDDSGSGRKRGGEGRRQGNNFMDNTWKTTATRTSYVVDTTKLKAMPPQKNLSTIKLAPHNIAWNQGSGAKPQAVAPVKNMYSILENVQVDPTTLRGNKELTPAAYQQSKSIERSTFNTRSDFIGLNPTGGRSGSTGGVRPASTPSPSLQSEAPPMPAQPLPPPAVQEPLPEDRRKFIKQLVDLCIMNLDNNELAEEIKLFGPQYHAAVITEILNVALEKNAKDICILAKSVMHVVSCGAISRDNLMTGMAEIFECGPDLYIDIPMLYSYLGKFVAPHIEKKHVTFDQVHKASHSLIAVDHGHLLLKAVIAELKESMGKTFTKTKWLESGLQLQQWMNSDMIPKWMSDNHFEFLESSDDSEICIEDTKRIMTPCETQSKLLQLMNSDESCDCLRGWVKDNIGASTGEEWFLRCLTQAICEHALFGPERTPTPHLSHDRMNKYSPLIGDYGDSQAQREAACLFGIQQLIHRLEHPQGLSLDIFQYLHEQYVISVDGFIAWETSEMEPEGKAVMLKALTSFFTSIREADIEDSCSEA; translated from the exons gCAGCAGCAGCCTTATATGCCAGGGTCGGCGGGTACGGCTGGTGGACCCGTGATGTACCATCCAACTTTGTTATTCCCAACCGCTCACATGTCAATACCTCAGGGTTATCAGCCTCGGTCCACGAATCCTGG ATACTATCCATATATGTCATATGTATACCCCAACACCAATCCAAGCCACGCCTCGCCTT TGACTTACTCACCAGACTACTATAACGGTCAAGGTGTTGGGAGTAACGCAGCTCGTCCACCAGGTCCGCTAGTGCCTCCGGCACATCCGCCCCAACAACAATCCCATATGACCCTACCCG GTATGCGCATTCCTCCCGCAAAACGTACCTCGCGCCGGGTGCCAATAATTAACCCAGTCACTA GGCAAGATATATTTTCTGAAGATTTATTTGCAACTGAAAATGTTAGTGAGAATTCGAGTGAAAGGCAGACGCCTCTAGCG GACAACTCGCAGAGTATCGTGGAAGAGTTTACACGGATGGTTAGTAAAGCTGCCAACGAGCCATCTAGCGGCGAGACTGCCAAAACAAACCATGTACcaaaatgtaacgaagtgcCTGCTATGGCCAGCCCCGAGCAACCTCAAAACGcaataaattctaataataatgtaaagtcTGAAGTAGTTAACGATAATATAGGATCCGATGTGGAAGTTGATACGCCCATCGTGTCGGCGATATCCGACAGTCCTGTTATAGTGCCTAAATTGACAAACACGAAACACCAAAAGATTAGTGAAAACACCATtgtaatagataataaacagAAACCGAAAGCAAAAAAACCAAATGTGCCTCACAACGAAACGGATAAGCAATCGGATGTAGTGGTCCTGACTACAGATATGTTACCCCCTCAACCCCAAAGAATCAGAGAACCCAGAGTCAAGCCTTCAGAGGAGAAGGAAAAGCCGCAGGAGGAGTCAAACACAAATGGCCCTAttt GTAACAATCAACCAGAACCTGTCAATACTAGTCACATAGTTGAATCTAAGTTAGTTAGACAAAATGAAGTGAAACAAGAGACAAGATTTGAGACTGAAACCGAAACTTATAAACAAGTTGAACTCATAGTTAATACTGAAGAGACATTCCCTATATTACAAACGCCTACTGCCTCCCAATTATTGTCTAGTATTGAAAAAGTAGCCCAAGAATATGTGTCACGTCCTGAAACTCCTGAAGAAGAGAACAGCGTATGTCTCGCCCAAGCCAAGCTCACACAGAGCATAGCAAGTGCTGCCAGAAATAACCTTGAATGTGTAATGAAAGATATAAATCTCAATAATGCATCATCag aTCCTGATACTGCAAATGGTAATATTACTGAGATAGCCGAGACTGTAAAAGAAGACATGAATAAAAACGAGAAACCCACAAAGAACTCTAAAAAGAAGCAAAAAAATGTTACTGTGGAAGTAAATAAGAATTCTGGCACTGAGCCTAGTGCCAAAGAGACCTGTACAAATGGAAGAGATGAGactgataatttaaatgtagtaGAATCAGATGTTATTCCCTTGTCGGAACCCGTGACACCTGAGCCGACTAAACCAGCAGTGCCTGTATTTACacttaaacataaatacagTGAAG ATCAATGGTCCCCTTTTAATCCTAATGGAAAGAAAACTTATGATATAACACTACTCAAGCAAATGAGGGATGATCCATTGTGCAAGAACAAACCAAATTCACCACTGCTCGAGTCTTGCAATCTTCTACGG ACAGTGCAAATTGACACAATTATGTCATTCAATCATATTCATAGACCAGCGAATGACTCCTTATTCCCCACATTCCTTAAGACTATGAGTCCTGGTAACATGAGAAGTCCTATTCTTCGGGATAACAAGAAGGACACTAGAAATGTAGGAGCACCACCAG ACCGTATCTTAGGAAAAGGAAGCATGAAACTAAATTCACCATCGAGCAACAGTGGgggaagaaatatatatatttctctcCGTGAAGAAGTGAAACTGAATGAGAGTAAAGATGCTTGGAAACCAACTCGACTAAAGAAAGAGAGTTTGAATGAACAGGAGTTGAAAACACAG gaGCTGTACAAGAAGTTCCGTGGTATACTCAACAAATTGACGCCGCAGAAGTTTGATACCTTAGTTGACAAAGTGAAGTCACTCGAAATTGATACGCAAGAGCGTCTAGAAGGCGTAATAGATCTCGTTTTCGAGAAGGCTATTGATGAGCCGAACTTTTCCGAAGCCTATGCGGCTATGTGTAACAAGCTTTCAACATTAAAG GTACCGTCAACAAATTCACCCGAACAATGCGTGAACTTCCGTGCGATGATAATTAGCAAAtgtcaaaatcaatttatcaaAGAGAAGACAGATGAGCACGTTCTCAAACTTGAGGCAGAGATTGCCGAGTCCAATGACGCC GCTAAGAAAAGGGAGCTGCATTTACAACTCGCAGAAGTCCAGCGCCGGATTCGCATGCGGTCAGTTGGGAATGTTAGGTTTATAG GTGAATTATACAagctaaaaatattgatatcgAAAATTATGGTATATTGTATGAATTACCTGATTGACAAGCCGGAAGAGGAAAAACTTGAATGTCTCTGTAAACTTCTGACCACTATTGGGGAGCAAGTAGAGGGTGAGGTGAAGGATCAGCTGGACACCATAATGGACAAAATGCAAGATATTGTTAATGATCGCAAGAGTAATAAGATTAGCAGTCGTGTGCGATTTATGATACAG GATGTAATTGAACTAAGAAGACGCAAATGGGTAGCCAAGAATGTTATTGATTCGCAACCCAAGATGATGGACCAGATCCAGAAGGAGGCCGAACAACGACAGAGGCATATTGAG TTGATGAATTCGCCCATTGGTGGTGGGTTCCGACGTGATGACAGCGGCAGTGGAAGAAAACGTGGAGGCGAAGGTCGGAGGCAGGGCAATAACTTTATGGATAATACATGGAAGACTACAGCGACAAGAACCAGCTATGTTGTTGACACAACTAAATTGAAAGCCATGCCGCCGCAAAAG AACTTAAGTACTATTAAATTGGCCCCTCACAACATCGCATGGAATCAAGGGTCGGGAGCAAAGCCTCAAGCAGTTGCACCTGTCAAGAATATGTACAGTATTCTAGAGAATGTACAGGTTGACCCGACTACACTAAGAG GTAACAAGGAACTTACACCTGCTGCTTATCAACAATCAAAGTCAATAGAAAGATCCACTTTCAATACTCGCTCTGATTTCA TTGGCCTGAACC CCACTGGTGGTCGCTCCGGTTCCACTGGAGGGGTTAGGCCTGCATCTACACCTTCGCCCTCGCTGCAATCAGAAGCACCACCTATGCCCGCTCAACCTTTGCCCCCACCTGCTGTTCAAGAACCTCTTCCAGAGGACCGAAGAAAATTCATCAAGCAGTTAGTCGACCTGTGTATCATGAACCTTGACAATAATGAACTAGCTGAAGAGATCAAACTCTTTGGACCACAATACCATGCAGCAGTGATAACAGAAATACTTAATGTTGCGCTTGaaaa gAATGCTAAAGATATTTGTATTCTGGCAAAATCAGTGATGCATGTAGTCAGTTGCGGGGCAATTTCCAGAGATAATTTAATGACTGGCATGGCGGAAATATTCGAATGTGGTCCAGATCTATATATAGACATACCAATGTTATATTCATACTTAGGAAAATTTGTTGCTCCCCATATAGAAAAGAAA cATGTTACATTTGACCAGGTTCACAAGGCTTCGCACAGCCTGATTGCAGTGGATCATGGTCATTTACTTCTAAAAGCTGTTATAGCTGAGCTTAAGGAAAGTATGGGCAAAACATTCACTAAGACCAAGTGGCTGGAATCAGGCTTACAATTGCAACAATGGATGAATTCTGACATG ATACCAAAGTGGATGTCTGACAACCACTTTGAGTTTCTTGAGAGCTCTGATGATTCAGAGATATGTATCGAAGACACAAAGCGGATCATGACTCCTTGTGAGACGCAGAGCAAGTTGCTTCAACTAATGAATAGTGATGAAAGCTGTGATTGCCTCAGAGGATGGGTTAAG gACAACATAGGCGCCTCTACCGGTGAAGAGTGGTTCTTACGTTGTCTCACGCAAGCGATATGCGAACACGCCCTCTTTGGCCCCGAGCGTACTCCAACACCGCATTTGAGCCATGATCGCATGAACAAGTATTCGCCCTTGATTGGTGATTATGGAGACTCGCAGGCACAACGCGAAGCCGCTTGCCTGTTTGGTATTCAGCAGCTCATTCATCGGCTGGAACACCCGCAGG gcttatcattagatatttttcaatatctaCATGAGCAATACGTAATATCTGTGGATGGATTTATTGCATGGGAGACTTCAGAGATGGAGCCTGAGGGAAAAG CGGTTATGCTTAAAGCTTTGACATCTTTCTTCACGAGCATACGGGAGGCGGATATCGAAGACTCGTGTTCTGAAGCCTGA